From a region of the uncultured Desulfovibrio sp. genome:
- a CDS encoding dienelactone hydrolase family protein, translating into MRVLTTIAVLALLLFAPAANAADTYMVGFRTLGQWSPETGLRLDVNVWYPSSRPPRDLNYAPWEISASRAGKAVDGRFPLLLLSHDTAGTRFSYHDTAAWLASLGFVVAAPNHPGDNMDNMDNLLTWQQLENRAHELSGSIDLLLHDPEVEPSIDASRIGVIGFGVGGAAALLLGGALPDCEGWASYCSRTAPNDMYCNTWARERMESLCKNLPLTRSLADTRIHAIAAVAPGFGMLFSRQSFHWFYPPLLIMAAPNDSLNNPALHARRIFELMDKKPRWLSLPQADTGALMAPCPESLAMELPELCRSVTEETRGAIHRRMTESLGDFFLHYLGNAQNLPQIPPPPDLTPQPQKAAPEPTTQPAPKSKKRRPG; encoded by the coding sequence ATGCGCGTACTCACCACCATAGCTGTCCTTGCCCTGCTCCTGTTCGCTCCTGCCGCCAATGCTGCCGACACCTATATGGTCGGCTTCAGAACGCTTGGACAGTGGTCGCCGGAAACAGGCCTGCGCCTGGATGTGAATGTGTGGTATCCATCATCCCGCCCGCCGCGTGATCTCAACTATGCTCCGTGGGAGATTTCCGCCTCCCGCGCAGGCAAGGCTGTGGACGGGCGTTTTCCCCTGCTTCTGCTCTCGCACGATACCGCAGGAACGCGTTTTTCCTACCATGATACCGCCGCCTGGCTGGCATCGCTGGGATTTGTGGTGGCTGCCCCCAATCACCCTGGCGACAACATGGACAACATGGACAACCTGTTGACCTGGCAGCAGCTTGAAAACCGTGCGCACGAACTTTCTGGCAGCATTGACCTGCTCCTGCATGATCCCGAAGTGGAGCCCAGTATTGACGCTTCGCGCATCGGAGTAATCGGCTTTGGCGTTGGCGGCGCGGCGGCTCTGCTGCTGGGCGGTGCACTGCCCGACTGCGAGGGCTGGGCCAGCTATTGCTCGCGCACTGCTCCAAACGACATGTATTGCAATACCTGGGCTCGCGAACGCATGGAATCGCTGTGCAAAAACCTGCCGCTCACACGCAGCCTCGCCGACACGCGCATTCACGCCATCGCGGCGGTGGCGCCCGGTTTTGGCATGCTGTTTTCGCGCCAGTCGTTCCACTGGTTCTACCCGCCGCTGTTGATTATGGCCGCGCCCAATGACAGCCTGAACAACCCAGCCCTGCATGCGCGGCGCATATTTGAACTTATGGATAAAAAACCTCGCTGGCTGAGCCTGCCGCAGGCCGACACGGGCGCGCTCATGGCTCCATGCCCCGAATCTCTGGCCATGGAGTTGCCTGAACTGTGCCGCTCGGTCACGGAAGAAACACGCGGGGCAATCCACAGACGCATGACGGAATCCCTGGGTGATTTTTTTCTGCACTACCTTGGCAATGCCCAGAATCTGCCCCAGATTCCACCGCCGCCCGACCTTACGCCGCAGCCGCAAAAGGCAGCGCCAGAGCCAACTACGCAGCCTGCGCCAAAATCCAAAAAGCGCCGCCCCGGGTAG
- a CDS encoding DedA family protein, with the protein MELLSSFVSFILHIDVHLFELADQYGLWLYAILFVIVFCETGLVVTPFLPGDSLLFASGVVAGAGLLGYGEVMGVLLAAGILGDAVNYLIGRHVGPAIFSRENRLIKKSHLLKAHDFYERHGGKAIVLARFVPIVRTFAPFVAGIALMHPPTFFLFNITGCVLWVGGLVSAGYFLGNLEWARQNFSLIVYGIIIVSVLPVVIEVARSKFGKGKD; encoded by the coding sequence ATGGAACTACTGAGCAGCTTTGTCAGTTTTATTCTGCACATAGACGTGCATTTGTTTGAGCTTGCCGATCAGTACGGGCTGTGGCTTTACGCCATACTGTTCGTCATTGTTTTTTGCGAAACAGGCCTTGTGGTAACCCCCTTCCTGCCAGGCGATTCCCTGCTGTTTGCCTCCGGTGTGGTGGCCGGGGCCGGGCTGTTGGGCTATGGCGAAGTGATGGGCGTACTGCTGGCGGCGGGCATACTGGGCGATGCGGTGAATTATTTGATAGGGCGGCATGTGGGCCCGGCCATCTTTTCGCGCGAGAACCGCCTTATCAAAAAGTCCCACCTGCTCAAGGCGCACGACTTTTACGAGAGGCACGGCGGCAAGGCTATTGTGCTGGCCCGCTTTGTGCCCATTGTCCGTACCTTTGCGCCCTTTGTGGCGGGCATTGCCCTGATGCATCCGCCCACGTTTTTTCTGTTCAACATCACGGGCTGCGTACTCTGGGTGGGCGGGCTGGTTTCCGCCGGGTACTTCCTCGGTAACCTGGAATGGGCGCGGCAGAACTTCAGCCTGATTGTTTACGGCATCATCATTGTTTCCGTGCTACCCGTTGTTATTGAAGTAGCGCGCTCCAAGTTTGGGAAGGGCAAGGATTAG
- a CDS encoding ATP-binding cassette domain-containing protein, giving the protein MSELIVSIDDVSLFLPGDASQKHVLHNINWQVRRGEHCALIGPNGSGKSTLLRLMRGELWPAQGRIQWHGPDGPEDSPLAGRGMTSLVSPAQQENYQRQAWDLTGRDLLLTGFEDTPLVYADSTAYRRQAVEDMAARLDAEGLLERTVPTFSQGQLRLLLLGRALLRAPTLLLLDECDEGLDERYRQLFFETLGEYASRCTVVMTAHRAANIPDWCAGRRYVRNGRLLTAPPASEASEEAPKMQQNDNASGVAEHVLNGGHAMLDLDNVTVFIDRQEVLHNISWCMHQGENWRITGANGSGKSTLLRLLAGDEFVAAGGRFDRWLPGQGGQVDTLEALRKGVRLVSDLSQALYGYSLNALDMVCTGFDNSIGVYRRFSDAERAEAASHMAQMFPNESAAGLKQLGRQSIRHLSTGQLRRLFLARALVGGPDILLLDEPCSGLDAPSRAQYLHLLDQLALQGIQMIFVSHHNEDAPLCINREAHMEGGRLRVVL; this is encoded by the coding sequence ATGTCCGAACTTATTGTATCCATTGATGACGTAAGTCTTTTCCTGCCCGGTGACGCCAGCCAGAAGCATGTGCTGCACAACATCAACTGGCAGGTGCGGCGCGGCGAGCACTGCGCACTCATTGGCCCCAATGGCTCGGGCAAGTCCACCCTGCTGCGGCTCATGCGCGGCGAGCTGTGGCCCGCCCAAGGGCGCATCCAGTGGCACGGGCCTGACGGCCCGGAAGACTCCCCACTGGCGGGCAGGGGCATGACAAGCCTTGTCTCTCCTGCGCAGCAGGAAAACTATCAGCGGCAGGCCTGGGATCTCACAGGCCGCGACCTGCTGCTCACAGGCTTTGAAGATACCCCCCTGGTCTATGCCGACAGCACGGCTTACAGGCGGCAGGCTGTGGAAGACATGGCCGCGCGCCTTGACGCCGAAGGCCTGCTTGAACGCACTGTACCCACATTTTCGCAGGGGCAGCTGCGCCTTTTGTTGCTCGGACGCGCCCTGCTGCGCGCCCCCACTCTGCTGCTGCTTGACGAGTGCGATGAAGGCCTTGACGAACGTTATCGCCAGCTTTTCTTTGAGACCCTCGGTGAGTACGCCAGCCGCTGCACGGTTGTGATGACGGCGCACCGCGCCGCCAATATTCCCGACTGGTGCGCTGGCCGCCGTTATGTGCGTAATGGCCGTCTGCTCACAGCGCCGCCTGCGTCTGAGGCCAGCGAAGAAGCGCCGAAGATGCAGCAGAACGACAATGCCTCTGGCGTTGCGGAGCACGTGCTCAACGGCGGGCACGCCATGCTTGATCTGGATAACGTCACCGTATTCATTGATCGGCAGGAAGTGCTGCACAACATCAGCTGGTGCATGCATCAGGGCGAAAACTGGCGCATCACCGGGGCCAACGGCTCGGGCAAATCCACCTTGCTGCGCCTGCTGGCTGGGGATGAATTTGTTGCCGCCGGGGGCAGATTTGACCGCTGGCTGCCCGGTCAGGGTGGGCAGGTAGATACCCTTGAAGCCCTGCGCAAAGGCGTGCGCCTTGTGTCAGATCTTTCGCAGGCTCTGTACGGCTATTCCCTCAATGCGCTTGATATGGTCTGCACGGGTTTTGACAACAGCATAGGCGTATACCGCCGTTTTTCTGATGCCGAGCGGGCCGAGGCCGCAAGCCACATGGCCCAGATGTTCCCCAATGAAAGCGCCGCGGGGTTGAAGCAGCTTGGGCGGCAATCCATCCGCCATCTGTCCACGGGTCAGTTGCGCCGCCTGTTCCTGGCGCGCGCTTTGGTGGGCGGGCCGGATATCCTGCTGCTGGATGAACCCTGCTCCGGCCTGGATGCGCCAAGCCGCGCCCAGTACCTGCATTTGCTGGATCAGCTTGCCTTGCAGGGCATCCAGATGATTTTTGTCTCCCACCATAATGAAGACGCCCCCCTGTGCATCAACAGGGAGGCGCATATGGAAGGCGGACGCCTGCGTGTGGTGCTGTAG
- a CDS encoding histidinol-phosphatase, translated as MILADLHTHTKYSHGGNTPAEMYAAAQAKGLEYMGFTEHSPRPVGFDYTHEYREQLTRHLPDYVREVCALKAANPNGPCHVLFGMEMDWLEGQEDYTRASCAAFDFDYLLGSVHFIGHWGFDDGAEPWKAFSQEECDKQYQAYFEAWERMILSGLFNIAAHPDLIKIFSVEQFHIWLAKPESMALVQRGLAALQRMGMSMEISSAGLRKACREIYPAPPIMLMAAQMGLPVSFASDAHGTDDVGYGFARLASYARAFGFAEYTIFNRGQRIVLPL; from the coding sequence ATGATTCTCGCAGACCTGCACACGCACACCAAGTATTCTCACGGCGGCAACACTCCGGCAGAAATGTACGCTGCCGCCCAGGCCAAGGGGCTTGAATACATGGGCTTTACCGAGCACTCGCCCCGGCCCGTGGGATTTGACTACACCCACGAATACCGCGAGCAACTGACCCGCCATCTGCCGGACTACGTGCGCGAGGTTTGCGCCCTCAAGGCCGCCAACCCCAATGGCCCCTGCCACGTTTTGTTCGGCATGGAGATGGACTGGCTTGAAGGGCAGGAGGACTACACCCGCGCCTCCTGCGCCGCCTTTGACTTTGATTACCTGCTGGGGAGCGTGCATTTTATCGGTCACTGGGGCTTTGACGATGGCGCTGAGCCGTGGAAAGCCTTTTCGCAGGAAGAATGCGACAAGCAGTACCAGGCCTATTTTGAAGCCTGGGAACGCATGATCCTATCCGGCCTCTTCAACATTGCAGCGCACCCTGACCTCATCAAGATTTTCTCTGTGGAGCAGTTTCACATCTGGCTGGCAAAGCCGGAAAGCATGGCGCTGGTGCAGCGCGGCCTTGCGGCCCTGCAACGCATGGGCATGAGCATGGAGATATCTTCCGCTGGTCTGCGCAAGGCCTGCCGCGAAATTTACCCCGCGCCGCCCATCATGCTTATGGCCGCGCAAATGGGCCTGCCCGTGAGTTTTGCCTCAGATGCGCACGGCACCGATGACGTGGGCTACGGCTTTGCCCGGCTGGCCTCCTACGCGCGCGCCTTCGGCTTTGCCGAGTACACCATTTTTAATCGGGGCCAGCGGATTGTGCTGCCCCTGTAA
- the gltA gene encoding NADPH-dependent glutamate synthase produces the protein MENSKPKKTVAPRVDMPCQPAKVRRANFEEVALGYTKEMAQTEASRCLQCKKPLCVSGCPVEVPIRDFIHQVAEGNMDAAYRIIKTTNSLPAVCGRVCPQEHQCEGKCVLKAKGQPVAIGRLERFVADTYIATTACEQVTGTNACALPLGAKKVACIGSGPSSLTCAGVCATSGIKVDVFEALHEPGGVLIYGIPAFRLPKNVVATEINGLRQAGVDFHLNSVGGRTIDIDDLRKEYDAIFIGVGAGLPVFLGVPGENLVGVFSANEYLTRVNLGRAYNFPSQDTPAYPGKHVTVFGAGNVAMDAARTALRMGAESVHVVYRRTRAEMPARLEELEHAEEEGVQFAMLSAPLRFNGDAEMRLQSVTLQRMELGEPDASGRRRPVPVEGSEYDLPTDLAIVALGTRSNPILLEATPELKLNKWGYIEADEATGETSIPNVFAGGDIVTGAATVILAMGAGRKAGQEIVKRIAG, from the coding sequence ATGGAGAATAGCAAACCCAAAAAGACCGTGGCTCCCCGTGTGGACATGCCCTGCCAGCCCGCAAAAGTGCGCCGCGCCAATTTTGAAGAAGTCGCCCTTGGCTACACCAAGGAAATGGCTCAGACCGAGGCCAGCCGCTGCCTTCAGTGCAAAAAGCCCCTGTGCGTCTCGGGCTGCCCTGTTGAAGTGCCAATCCGCGACTTTATCCATCAGGTTGCCGAAGGCAACATGGACGCCGCCTACCGCATCATCAAGACCACCAACAGCCTCCCCGCCGTGTGCGGGCGCGTGTGCCCCCAGGAGCACCAGTGCGAAGGCAAGTGCGTACTCAAGGCCAAGGGTCAGCCCGTGGCCATTGGTCGCCTTGAGCGCTTTGTGGCAGACACGTATATCGCCACTACAGCCTGTGAGCAGGTGACCGGCACCAATGCCTGCGCCCTGCCCCTGGGTGCAAAAAAGGTGGCCTGCATCGGCTCCGGCCCTTCGTCCCTGACCTGTGCTGGCGTGTGCGCCACCTCAGGCATCAAGGTCGATGTGTTTGAAGCCCTGCACGAGCCCGGCGGCGTGCTTATTTACGGCATCCCCGCCTTCCGTCTGCCCAAGAATGTGGTAGCCACGGAAATCAACGGCCTGCGTCAGGCCGGTGTGGACTTTCACCTCAATTCCGTGGGTGGCCGTACCATTGATATTGACGACCTGCGCAAGGAATACGACGCCATTTTCATTGGCGTTGGCGCTGGTCTGCCCGTCTTTTTGGGCGTTCCCGGCGAAAATCTGGTGGGCGTGTTCTCCGCTAACGAATACCTCACCCGCGTCAACCTTGGCCGCGCCTACAACTTCCCCTCGCAGGACACTCCGGCCTACCCCGGCAAGCACGTTACCGTGTTCGGCGCGGGCAACGTGGCCATGGACGCGGCGCGCACAGCCCTGCGCATGGGCGCGGAAAGCGTGCATGTGGTCTATCGTCGCACAAGGGCCGAAATGCCCGCCCGCCTGGAAGAACTAGAGCATGCGGAGGAAGAAGGCGTGCAGTTTGCCATGCTTTCCGCTCCGCTGCGCTTCAACGGCGATGCGGAAATGCGCCTTCAGTCCGTAACCCTGCAGCGTATGGAACTGGGCGAGCCCGATGCTTCTGGCCGCCGCAGGCCTGTGCCGGTGGAAGGCTCGGAATACGACCTGCCCACCGACCTTGCCATTGTGGCTCTGGGCACCCGTTCCAACCCCATCCTCCTCGAGGCTACCCCTGAGCTCAAGCTGAACAAGTGGGGCTACATCGAGGCCGATGAGGCCACTGGCGAAACCTCCATTCCCAACGTCTTTGCGGGCGGCGACATCGTCACCGGCGCAGCCACGGTCATTCTGGCCATGGGCGCGGGGCGCAAGGCCGGACAGGAAATAGTCAAAAGAATCGCAGGCTGA
- a CDS encoding sulfide/dihydroorotate dehydrogenase-like FAD/NAD-binding protein, producing the protein MPTPILHKESLIPGKTSKLVLHAPQIAQKARPGHFVMLRMSEQGERIPLTIADTDRENGTITIVYLVMGKSTAMLEALGVGDAILDVCGPLGHPTHIEKRGTVVCVGGGTGIAAMHHIAKGHARIGNKVVGVIGARSKDLLLFENELKSFVDELLVSTDDGSYGHKGLVTELLRDRLEKDKDVFEVVAVGPVPMMAAVAETTRPFGVKTTVSLNPIMVDGIGMCGACRVTVGGKTKFACVDGPEFDGHEVDFPELRRRLAAYREQETISIEEYRRVSHGE; encoded by the coding sequence ATGCCAACACCTATATTGCACAAGGAAAGCCTGATCCCGGGCAAAACCAGCAAACTGGTGCTCCACGCGCCGCAAATCGCGCAAAAAGCGCGCCCCGGCCACTTCGTCATGCTGCGCATGAGCGAACAGGGCGAGCGCATTCCGCTGACCATTGCAGATACTGACCGGGAAAACGGCACCATTACCATAGTGTATCTGGTTATGGGCAAGAGTACCGCCATGCTTGAAGCGCTCGGCGTTGGAGATGCCATTCTTGACGTCTGCGGCCCCCTGGGCCACCCCACCCATATTGAAAAACGCGGTACGGTCGTATGCGTGGGCGGCGGCACCGGTATTGCCGCCATGCACCACATCGCCAAGGGCCATGCCCGCATCGGCAACAAGGTAGTGGGCGTTATCGGCGCTCGCAGCAAAGATCTGCTGCTCTTTGAAAACGAGCTCAAATCCTTTGTGGATGAACTGCTTGTTTCCACGGACGATGGCAGCTACGGCCACAAGGGCCTTGTTACCGAGCTTCTGCGCGACCGGCTGGAAAAAGACAAGGACGTATTTGAAGTCGTGGCGGTCGGCCCCGTGCCCATGATGGCCGCCGTGGCGGAAACCACGCGCCCCTTTGGCGTCAAGACCACGGTCAGCCTCAACCCCATCATGGTTGACGGCATCGGCATGTGCGGCGCCTGCCGCGTCACCGTAGGCGGCAAAACCAAGTTCGCCTGTGTGGACGGCCCCGAATTTGACGGTCACGAAGTGGATTTTCCCGAACTGCGCCGCCGCCTGGCCGCCTACCGGGAGCAGGAAACCATTTCCATTGAAGAATACCGGAGAGTCAGCCATGGAGAATAG
- a CDS encoding aldehyde dehydrogenase family protein, producing MNKPDLQDSYSLFIDGQWKQASDGGTFETFCPANGERLATCAEATKEDVDAAVAAANKAWDGWKKIDPIERANMLLKIADIIDANKEHLAMVETLDNGKPIRETMNVDVPFAADHFRYFAGVVRADEGTAVMLDENTMSLVLREPIGVVGQIVPWNFPFLMAAWKLAPVLAAGCCTVFKPSNHTSLSVLELARLIADVLPKGVFNVITGRGSRSGQFMLEHPGFRKLAFTGSTEVGRQVGLAAAKRLIPSTLELGGKSANIYFPDCQWDLAMDGLQMGILFNQGQVCCAGSRVFVHEDIYDQFVAEAVERFNRVKVGLPWDPATQMGSQIYESHLKAIQLCIEQAKAEGATVLCGGERITDGELAKGCFMRPTLLGNVTNNMRVAQDEIFGPVAVIIKFRTEEEVVAMANDSPYGLGGAVWTRDINRAMRISRAIETGRMWVNTYNSIPAGAPFGGHKESGIGRETHKIILEHYTQQKNILINLSEKPTGFYP from the coding sequence ATGAACAAACCGGACCTTCAGGATTCGTACTCCCTATTCATCGACGGCCAGTGGAAACAGGCCTCTGACGGCGGCACGTTTGAAACGTTCTGCCCTGCCAATGGCGAGCGCCTGGCAACATGCGCCGAAGCCACCAAGGAAGACGTGGACGCAGCTGTGGCGGCTGCCAACAAGGCCTGGGACGGCTGGAAAAAGATCGACCCCATTGAACGGGCCAATATGCTGCTGAAAATTGCAGACATTATTGACGCCAACAAAGAACACCTTGCCATGGTGGAAACTCTGGACAACGGCAAGCCCATCCGGGAAACCATGAATGTGGACGTTCCCTTTGCCGCCGACCACTTCCGCTACTTTGCCGGGGTGGTGCGCGCCGATGAAGGCACCGCCGTCATGCTGGACGAAAACACCATGTCCCTGGTGCTCCGTGAGCCCATCGGCGTTGTGGGCCAGATTGTGCCGTGGAACTTCCCCTTCCTCATGGCCGCCTGGAAGCTGGCCCCCGTGCTTGCCGCCGGGTGCTGCACCGTGTTCAAGCCTTCCAACCACACGTCCCTTTCCGTGCTGGAACTGGCGCGGCTCATTGCAGACGTGCTGCCCAAGGGCGTGTTCAACGTCATCACCGGGCGCGGCTCCCGCTCTGGCCAGTTCATGCTCGAACATCCTGGCTTCCGCAAGCTGGCCTTCACTGGGTCTACCGAAGTTGGCCGTCAGGTTGGCCTTGCAGCGGCAAAACGCCTCATTCCCTCCACCCTTGAGCTGGGCGGCAAATCGGCCAACATCTATTTTCCCGATTGTCAGTGGGATCTGGCCATGGACGGCCTGCAAATGGGCATTCTGTTCAACCAGGGGCAGGTATGCTGCGCCGGGTCGCGCGTGTTTGTGCATGAGGACATTTACGACCAGTTTGTGGCAGAAGCCGTGGAACGCTTCAACCGCGTCAAGGTTGGCCTGCCGTGGGATCCTGCAACCCAGATGGGCTCGCAGATTTACGAATCGCACCTCAAGGCCATTCAGCTTTGCATTGAACAGGCCAAGGCGGAGGGCGCCACCGTACTCTGCGGCGGCGAGCGCATCACGGATGGCGAGCTTGCCAAGGGCTGCTTCATGCGTCCTACGCTGCTCGGCAACGTCACCAACAACATGCGTGTGGCGCAGGACGAAATTTTCGGCCCCGTGGCGGTCATCATCAAGTTCAGGACAGAAGAGGAAGTTGTGGCCATGGCCAACGACAGCCCCTACGGTCTGGGCGGCGCGGTATGGACACGCGACATCAACAGGGCCATGCGCATAAGCCGCGCCATTGAAACAGGCCGCATGTGGGTGAATACCTACAACAGCATTCCGGCGGGCGCGCCCTTTGGCGGGCACAAGGAGTCGGGCATCGGGCGTGAAACGCACAAGATCATTCTTGAGCATTACACCCAGCAAAAAAACATCCTCATCAACCTCTCGGAAAAGCCCACGGGATTCTATCCCTAG
- the cobM gene encoding precorrin-4 C(11)-methyltransferase yields the protein MDNAQQTAITPGIVTFVGAGPGDPDLMTIKGRKAIEQAALVLYAGSLVPREVVACAPPNAMVVDSAPLNLEQCHALVRATALEGRAVARVHTGDPSLYGALREQAALLDADGIPWRVVPGVTAACAAAAAAGITFTVPEVTQSLIISRLEGRTPVPPREHLHLLAQHGASMAVYLSAASAQALQDELSRSLPPETQIFCAHMVSWPEEQLHWTTLGELAQCITRHNLTRQTVFLVLPAESREGAPSRLYAADFSHGYRTAKS from the coding sequence ATGGACAACGCGCAGCAGACCGCGATTACGCCCGGCATCGTTACATTTGTGGGCGCAGGGCCAGGCGATCCAGACCTCATGACCATCAAGGGGCGCAAGGCCATTGAGCAGGCCGCCCTTGTGCTCTATGCTGGTTCGCTGGTGCCGCGCGAGGTGGTGGCCTGCGCCCCGCCCAACGCCATGGTTGTGGATTCCGCCCCGCTGAATCTTGAGCAGTGCCATGCGCTGGTGCGGGCAACCGCGCTGGAGGGCCGCGCCGTGGCCCGTGTGCATACGGGCGACCCATCCCTGTATGGCGCCTTGCGCGAGCAGGCCGCCCTGCTGGATGCGGACGGCATCCCCTGGCGTGTGGTGCCGGGCGTTACCGCCGCCTGTGCGGCTGCGGCTGCGGCGGGCATTACCTTTACCGTGCCGGAAGTAACCCAGAGCCTCATTATCAGCCGCCTTGAAGGGCGCACCCCGGTGCCGCCGCGCGAACATCTGCATCTGCTGGCGCAGCATGGGGCCTCCATGGCCGTGTACCTCTCCGCAGCATCGGCTCAGGCTCTTCAGGACGAGCTCTCGCGCAGCCTGCCGCCCGAAACACAGATTTTTTGCGCCCATATGGTCAGCTGGCCCGAGGAGCAGCTGCACTGGACAACGCTGGGCGAACTGGCCCAGTGCATAACCCGCCACAACCTCACCCGGCAGACAGTCTTTCTTGTGCTGCCCGCAGAGAGCCGCGAGGGCGCGCCCTCACGCCTGTATGCCGCCGACTTTTCGCACGGCTACCGCACAGCAAAAAGCTGA
- the cbiE gene encoding precorrin-6y C5,15-methyltransferase (decarboxylating) subunit CbiE: MKHQVSLPGFAVPTHTPDTQTRDDDAANTVPAEAFAAGPLATPCEHPAGQPLAQAAAEADEQAANLPKFSADAPAAAPNICAVAEPTATCNAAADADTARIEAPVTADEALPSADNTNTETADADASDRDDPLLIDSAPENADEAPATPAELAVESAATAATSTLAANTTQAAPEAESAPTIAATRAATPASPVGSGTSEQDDWPPMSEMLQSFFVFEPTTVAPEPITVMGLDCARPRGLAGLAEAQRQLAEQADVICAGRMLLEEFSGSSLESSNTSNLAATGAADGHSTEGQPAHDQTADDQNASPAAGPALKARLLPLTTPLEPLLTRLSQLRAAGERVLVLADGDPLLFGIGATLVRRMGADAVRLLPAVSSLQQACARLSLPWHKVICLSLHGRDDLRPLNVACGKNAPLCILTDARMSPDVLARHLLDRGVDWFDAHIFERMGAADECVSHLSMADAAGREFGPACTMVLIPMAPARRPHLGLDADQLAVDRGLISKKPVRAAALALLRIEAGHVVWDLGSGSGAVALEASVLAHEGRVIAVERSAGRAMGIQENRRRFGAANVEVRLGQAPECLPGLPDPQRVFIGGGLSGDDGDDILGHVCLRLPVGGRVVVSCVLLDSFSLCRRFFEDLGWPVEILQISASEGKSLGGDVHLAAMNPVFLLAAQKPAPAPIQSGAQPEGR; this comes from the coding sequence ATGAAACATCAGGTCTCACTGCCCGGCTTTGCCGTGCCAACCCATACGCCCGACACCCAGACACGGGACGATGACGCAGCCAACACAGTTCCGGCCGAGGCCTTTGCCGCTGGCCCACTGGCGACTCCCTGCGAGCATCCTGCAGGTCAGCCCCTTGCGCAGGCCGCTGCCGAGGCTGATGAGCAGGCTGCCAACTTGCCGAAATTTTCTGCTGACGCCCCGGCTGCTGCCCCAAATATCTGCGCCGTTGCGGAGCCCACCGCTACGTGCAATGCCGCCGCTGACGCAGACACTGCACGAATTGAAGCCCCTGTTACCGCTGATGAAGCACTGCCTTCCGCTGACAATACGAATACCGAAACGGCAGATGCGGACGCATCAGACAGGGATGACCCCCTCCTTATAGATTCCGCTCCCGAAAACGCAGATGAAGCCCCTGCCACACCCGCAGAGTTGGCAGTCGAATCCGCTGCAACAGCAGCTACAAGCACTCTTGCCGCCAATACCACACAGGCCGCACCTGAGGCCGAAAGCGCGCCTACCATTGCCGCAACTCGCGCAGCCACGCCCGCCAGCCCTGTCGGTTCGGGCACATCCGAGCAGGATGACTGGCCGCCCATGTCGGAAATGTTGCAGTCATTCTTTGTTTTTGAGCCAACGACTGTCGCGCCCGAACCCATCACGGTCATGGGCCTCGACTGCGCACGTCCGCGAGGCCTGGCTGGTCTGGCCGAAGCACAGCGCCAGCTGGCGGAACAAGCCGATGTGATCTGCGCCGGACGCATGCTGCTGGAGGAATTTTCCGGCAGTAGTCTGGAATCCAGCAACACCTCAAACTTGGCAGCAACGGGTGCCGCAGACGGGCATTCCACAGAAGGTCAGCCCGCACATGACCAGACAGCAGACGATCAGAATGCCTCACCCGCAGCAGGCCCCGCTCTCAAGGCGCGACTGCTGCCCCTGACCACGCCGCTGGAACCGCTGCTCACCCGGCTCAGCCAGTTGCGGGCCGCAGGGGAGCGTGTGCTTGTGCTGGCAGACGGCGACCCACTGCTCTTTGGCATCGGCGCGACCCTTGTGCGCCGCATGGGGGCAGATGCCGTGCGCCTGCTGCCCGCTGTCAGTTCTCTGCAGCAGGCTTGCGCGCGCCTTTCCCTGCCGTGGCACAAGGTTATCTGCCTCTCCCTGCACGGTCGAGATGATTTGCGCCCCCTCAACGTGGCCTGCGGTAAGAATGCCCCGCTCTGCATCCTTACTGATGCGCGCATGTCGCCCGATGTGCTTGCCCGCCATCTGCTCGACCGTGGGGTGGACTGGTTTGATGCCCATATTTTTGAACGCATGGGCGCTGCCGATGAATGCGTCAGCCACCTGAGCATGGCCGATGCCGCTGGGCGCGAATTTGGCCCGGCCTGCACAATGGTGCTGATACCGATGGCTCCGGCCCGCCGCCCGCATCTTGGGCTTGACGCCGACCAGCTTGCGGTTGACCGGGGCCTCATAAGCAAAAAGCCCGTGCGCGCCGCCGCTCTGGCGCTGCTGCGCATTGAAGCCGGGCATGTGGTGTGGGATCTCGGTTCCGGCTCGGGCGCTGTGGCTCTTGAAGCTTCCGTGCTGGCGCATGAGGGCCGCGTGATCGCGGTGGAACGCTCCGCCGGGCGCGCCATGGGCATTCAGGAAAACCGCCGCCGCTTTGGCGCGGCCAATGTGGAAGTACGCCTCGGGCAAGCCCCCGAATGCCTGCCCGGTCTGCCTGATCCGCAGCGGGTATTTATAGGTGGCGGCCTTTCCGGCGATGACGGGGATGACATCTTGGGGCACGTGTGCCTGCGCCTGCCTGTGGGGGGGCGCGTGGTGGTCAGTTGTGTGCTTCTGGACAGTTTCAGCCTGTGCCGCCGCTTTTTTGAAGACCTGGGCTGGCCTGTCGAAATTCTGCAAATCAGCGCATCTGAAGGCAAGAGCCTTGGCGGCGATGTACACCTGGCGGCCATGAACCCCGTATTTTTGCTTGCCGCCCAAAAACCCGCGCCTGCTCCCATCCAGTCCGGCGCACAGCCCGAAGGCAGGTAA